In a genomic window of Streptomyces sp. NBC_01142:
- a CDS encoding acyl-CoA dehydrogenase: MLTPSQEEVLVQRRVADLERRFGDPGDPGNPLGRDALLAADERGELLPEAEEALAAFRLNAEFVPTELGGRLERIDTLGRVLRGVFRRDASLGLGYGATTFIAAIAVWAAGSPEQQRRVADLLLGGGRLAIAYHELAHGNDFVRNEFRATPTDDGFVMSGAKHVINNVERAEALVLFSRTEESAGSRSHSVLLVDKAQLPAGRYGYLPRYETVGVRGCQNAGVEFTDCPLPADALVGNLGDGVELALRSFQITRSVLPSMILGGGDTALRTAVSFALDRKLYHRSVLEIPHARATIVGAFTDLLISDCLALTATRAVHLVPEATSVYAAAVKYLLPKLLTETAYDLSIVLGANFYVRDGAYGAFQKHVRDLPMISLGHAGTAACQATIIPQLPRLARTAWFTGKAAPEGLFRVRDSLPPLDPARLVLVADSDALVGSLEGAADAIAGEGGSRAGEYTEALTALAAALEEELRSLQSECRTMSPKDRTVLASPKAYAIADRYTLLLAGAACLGVWRHQEPEDDAFLASPAWLAAALTRLVKRLGHPLPGLPDGWADRLLDEVLNRYHEARSYDLYDTPIAG; encoded by the coding sequence ATGCTGACCCCGAGCCAGGAAGAAGTCCTCGTCCAGCGGCGCGTCGCCGACCTGGAGAGGCGCTTCGGCGACCCCGGGGATCCCGGCAACCCGCTCGGCCGGGACGCCCTGCTCGCCGCAGACGAACGCGGCGAACTCCTCCCCGAGGCGGAAGAGGCCCTGGCCGCGTTCCGCCTCAACGCGGAGTTCGTACCGACAGAGCTCGGTGGCCGGCTCGAGCGGATCGACACCCTCGGCCGGGTGCTGCGCGGCGTCTTCCGCAGGGACGCCAGCCTCGGCCTCGGCTACGGCGCCACCACCTTCATCGCGGCGATCGCCGTCTGGGCGGCCGGCAGCCCCGAGCAGCAGCGGCGCGTCGCCGACCTGCTGCTGGGCGGCGGCCGGCTGGCCATCGCGTACCACGAACTCGCCCACGGCAATGACTTCGTACGCAACGAGTTCCGGGCCACGCCGACCGACGACGGCTTCGTGATGTCCGGTGCCAAACACGTCATCAACAACGTCGAGCGAGCCGAGGCACTGGTGCTGTTCAGCCGTACCGAGGAGAGCGCCGGCAGCCGCAGCCACTCCGTGCTCCTCGTCGACAAGGCACAGCTGCCCGCCGGCCGCTACGGCTATCTGCCGCGCTACGAGACGGTCGGCGTACGCGGCTGCCAGAACGCCGGTGTGGAGTTCACCGACTGCCCGCTGCCCGCGGACGCGCTCGTCGGGAACCTCGGCGACGGAGTCGAACTGGCCCTGCGCTCCTTCCAGATCACCCGCAGTGTGCTGCCCTCCATGATCCTCGGCGGCGGTGACACGGCGCTGCGTACGGCGGTGAGCTTCGCACTGGACCGCAAGCTCTACCACCGCTCCGTGCTGGAGATCCCGCACGCCCGCGCCACGATCGTCGGAGCCTTCACCGATCTGCTCATCAGCGACTGCCTGGCACTGACCGCCACCCGGGCCGTGCACCTCGTCCCGGAAGCCACCAGTGTGTACGCGGCGGCCGTGAAGTATCTGCTGCCCAAGCTGCTCACCGAGACCGCCTACGACCTGTCCATCGTCCTCGGCGCCAACTTCTATGTGCGCGACGGGGCTTACGGAGCCTTCCAGAAGCACGTCCGCGATCTGCCGATGATCAGCCTCGGGCACGCGGGAACCGCGGCCTGCCAGGCCACGATCATCCCGCAGCTGCCCCGGCTCGCCCGCACCGCGTGGTTCACCGGCAAGGCAGCGCCCGAAGGACTGTTCCGCGTCCGCGACTCGCTGCCGCCGCTGGACCCCGCCCGGCTGGTGCTGGTCGCGGACAGCGACGCACTGGTCGGCTCGCTGGAGGGAGCGGCGGACGCGATCGCGGGCGAGGGCGGCTCCCGGGCCGGCGAGTACACCGAGGCGCTCACCGCCCTGGCCGCCGCGCTCGAGGAGGAGCTGCGCAGCCTCCAGAGCGAGTGCCGCACCATGTCGCCCAAGGACCGCACGGTGCTGGCCAGCCCCAAGGCGTACGCCATCGCCGACCGCTACACACTGCTGCTGGCGGGCGCCGCCTGCCTGGGCGTATGGCGGCACCAGGAGCCGGAGGACGACGCGTTCCTCGCCTCGCCCGCCTGGCTCGCCGCCGCGCTCACCCGGCTGGTGAAACGGCTCGGCCACCCGCTGCCCGGACTCCCGGACGGCTGGGCGGACCGGCTGCTCGACGAGGTCCTGAACCGCTATCACGAAGCCCGGAGTTACGACCTGTACGACACCCCGATCGCCGGCTGA
- a CDS encoding acyl carrier protein → MVLHPTGHSTGGNTPGPWPAKPVAAFGERDFRNWLITRLSEYLQRPAEEIGPRIPFAEYGLDSVAALSLYGDIEEEFGLFLEPTVAWDHPTADDLARHLAEEFTKAGGEHREV, encoded by the coding sequence ATGGTGCTGCACCCCACTGGGCACTCCACCGGGGGAAACACCCCGGGCCCCTGGCCGGCCAAGCCCGTGGCCGCGTTCGGCGAACGAGACTTCCGCAACTGGCTGATCACCCGGCTGAGCGAGTATCTCCAGCGTCCCGCCGAGGAGATCGGCCCGCGCATCCCCTTCGCGGAGTACGGGCTGGACTCGGTAGCGGCGCTCAGTCTCTACGGCGACATCGAGGAGGAGTTCGGCCTCTTCCTCGAACCGACCGTCGCCTGGGACCACCCCACGGCCGACGATCTCGCCCGTCACCTGGCCGAGGAGTTCACCAAGGCCGGCGGCGAGCATCGGGAGGTGTGA
- a CDS encoding type I polyketide synthase codes for MGRPSGPSGQPVAVVGLDCRFPGAQGPQEYWKLLMSGAHAIGERPASRGGAPAVPGGFLSDADAFDRSFFGVPAAEARAMDPQQRLLLECSWRALEDAGISPTRLAGGGVGTYVGSMSDDWTRLSIAAPDGVTPRTGTGSGRSMLANRIAYQLDLRGPSLTVDTACSSSLVAVHLACAALRAGECDLALAGGVNIILGRVLDEIYAQAGLAAPDGRCKPFSAAADGIGRGEGVGVVALRLLEDAVRDGDRILAVIHGSAVNQDGRSNGIMAPHRASQREVIANACRRAGVAPHDIRFIEAHGTGTPLGDQIEVLSLGDVFRDEQGVRQWPLAIGAVKSMIGHTEGAAGMAGLIKTVLALRHGVVPAGPSCGGENPRLGLSRRSMELITEPLVLPADGCRAGVSSFGMGGTNAHVVVGTAPQTEPPSAEPGPSVGVFTLSADTPTALRRNLRLQAVDVAGRTREELARLCWTSNRSRAALPYRFAIAADGPEELASRLFAGAELATEFPRAAEEPVLAFAFTGQGAQYPRMTAGLYAGSTVYRTFLEEASKALQPYTVTPVHEAILAGDPAVHRTGTTQPALFAVQYALARTLMELGVRPAAVVGHSIGEFAAAVVAEALDLADAARLVAVRAAFMQQLPEGGGMLATRARPAEVAALVAEEPTVGIGALNGPGATVLSGDLAALDRIRARLEERGLACTPLRVSHAFHSPLMTPMLGRFERVAARIPGGRPRLPFHSTVRGRLLAPGEELDAAYWTEHISATVRFEDAVTSLCCLPPTHVVEIGPKPVLGPLIRRIGAARDIPALGVCRNEDSGPRELGELLARLHQDGLDPAWETFYPDAGKRAVRMPAHVFSTEWRSWHQQPNAAAPQPAGPPAGTRAAMVAVPAPDRVRQAVREAVATVRGGRHDELDDTLRFYDDLGFDSVMLMELKYRLEVCFPQVGELSMPEMLSSLVSVESLIGYLSEQLLRLPRAPAEPAKSGPAGRAGPLSQGEAR; via the coding sequence ATGGGCCGTCCCTCGGGCCCGTCCGGGCAACCGGTCGCGGTGGTGGGTCTGGACTGCAGATTCCCCGGCGCGCAAGGACCACAGGAGTACTGGAAGCTGCTGATGAGCGGGGCGCACGCGATCGGTGAACGCCCCGCCTCGCGCGGCGGCGCACCGGCCGTACCCGGCGGCTTCCTGAGCGACGCCGACGCCTTCGACCGCTCCTTCTTCGGTGTCCCCGCCGCCGAGGCGAGGGCCATGGACCCGCAGCAGAGGCTGCTGCTCGAATGCTCCTGGCGGGCCCTCGAGGACGCCGGTATCTCCCCGACCCGCCTCGCGGGCGGCGGTGTGGGCACCTATGTGGGCTCCATGTCCGACGACTGGACGCGGCTCAGCATCGCCGCGCCCGACGGGGTGACCCCGCGCACCGGCACCGGCAGCGGACGCTCCATGCTGGCCAACCGCATCGCCTACCAGCTCGATCTGCGCGGCCCCAGCCTCACCGTGGACACCGCGTGCTCCTCGTCGCTGGTTGCCGTGCACCTGGCCTGCGCCGCCCTGCGGGCCGGGGAGTGCGACCTCGCGCTCGCCGGCGGCGTCAACATCATCCTCGGCCGGGTGCTCGACGAGATCTACGCCCAGGCCGGGCTCGCCGCCCCCGACGGACGGTGCAAGCCGTTCTCCGCCGCGGCGGACGGTATCGGACGTGGCGAGGGCGTCGGTGTGGTGGCGCTGCGCCTGCTCGAGGACGCGGTGCGCGACGGTGACCGGATCCTCGCGGTGATCCACGGCAGCGCGGTCAACCAGGACGGCCGCAGCAACGGCATCATGGCCCCGCACCGCGCATCCCAGCGCGAGGTGATCGCCAACGCCTGCCGCCGGGCCGGCGTGGCACCCCACGACATCCGCTTCATCGAGGCCCATGGCACCGGCACCCCGCTCGGCGACCAGATCGAAGTGCTGTCGCTGGGCGATGTGTTCCGCGACGAACAGGGCGTACGGCAGTGGCCTCTGGCGATCGGCGCGGTCAAGAGCATGATCGGGCACACCGAGGGCGCGGCCGGAATGGCCGGACTGATCAAGACCGTACTGGCGCTGCGGCACGGCGTCGTACCGGCAGGACCGTCGTGCGGAGGGGAGAACCCGCGGCTCGGACTGTCCCGCCGCTCCATGGAGCTGATCACCGAGCCGCTCGTGCTGCCCGCGGACGGCTGCCGCGCGGGCGTCTCCAGTTTCGGCATGGGCGGCACCAATGCCCACGTCGTGGTGGGTACGGCTCCGCAGACAGAGCCACCGTCGGCCGAACCCGGGCCGTCCGTCGGGGTGTTCACCCTGTCCGCCGACACCCCCACGGCGCTGCGCCGCAACCTGCGGCTGCAGGCCGTGGACGTCGCGGGCCGCACCCGTGAGGAGCTCGCCCGGCTGTGCTGGACCAGCAACCGCTCGCGGGCCGCCCTGCCGTACCGCTTCGCCATCGCCGCGGACGGGCCCGAGGAGCTGGCGTCCCGGCTGTTCGCCGGGGCGGAGCTGGCGACCGAGTTCCCGCGGGCGGCCGAAGAACCTGTCCTGGCCTTCGCGTTCACCGGTCAGGGTGCCCAGTACCCGCGGATGACCGCCGGGCTCTACGCGGGCTCCACCGTGTACCGGACCTTCCTCGAAGAGGCCTCCAAGGCGCTGCAGCCGTACACGGTCACCCCCGTCCACGAGGCGATCCTCGCCGGGGACCCGGCCGTCCACCGCACCGGCACCACCCAGCCCGCCCTGTTCGCCGTGCAGTACGCCCTGGCCCGCACACTGATGGAGCTCGGAGTACGGCCCGCGGCGGTCGTCGGGCACAGCATCGGGGAGTTCGCGGCGGCCGTCGTCGCCGAGGCGCTGGACCTGGCGGACGCGGCCAGGCTCGTCGCCGTACGCGCCGCCTTCATGCAGCAACTGCCCGAAGGCGGCGGGATGCTGGCCACCCGGGCCCGCCCCGCCGAAGTCGCCGCCCTCGTCGCCGAAGAGCCCACGGTCGGCATCGGCGCGCTCAACGGCCCCGGCGCCACCGTGCTCTCGGGCGATCTCGCCGCCCTCGACCGGATCCGCGCCCGGCTGGAGGAGCGCGGCCTGGCCTGCACCCCGCTGCGGGTCTCGCACGCCTTCCACTCGCCGCTGATGACACCCATGCTGGGCCGCTTCGAGCGGGTCGCGGCACGGATCCCCGGCGGCCGGCCGCGCCTGCCGTTCCACTCGACCGTACGCGGCAGACTGCTGGCACCGGGCGAGGAGCTGGACGCCGCCTACTGGACGGAGCACATTTCGGCGACCGTACGGTTCGAGGACGCCGTCACCTCGCTGTGCTGCCTGCCGCCCACCCATGTGGTCGAGATCGGCCCGAAGCCGGTGCTCGGCCCTTTGATCCGGCGGATCGGTGCCGCGCGGGACATCCCCGCCCTCGGCGTCTGCCGCAACGAGGACTCCGGGCCGCGGGAGCTCGGCGAACTCCTCGCCAGGCTCCACCAGGACGGTCTCGACCCCGCATGGGAGACCTTCTACCCGGACGCCGGGAAACGGGCCGTTCGGATGCCCGCCCATGTCTTCTCGACAGAGTGGCGGTCCTGGCACCAGCAGCCCAACGCCGCCGCCCCGCAGCCGGCCGGCCCGCCCGCCGGTACGAGGGCAGCCATGGTGGCCGTCCCCGCGCCGGACCGGGTGCGCCAGGCAGTGCGCGAGGCCGTCGCCACGGTCAGGGGCGGGCGCCACGACGAACTCGACGACACCCTGCGCTTCTACGACGACCTCGGCTTCGACTCGGTGATGCTGATGGAGCTCAAGTACCGGCTGGAGGTCTGCTTCCCGCAGGTCGGGGAACTGTCCATGCCGGAGATGCTCTCCAGCCTGGTCAGCGTCGAATCGCTGATCGGATATCTGAGCGAGCAGCTGCTGCGCCTTCCCCGGGCGCCCGCGGAACCGGCGAAGAGCGGGCCGGCGGGGCGGGCGGGACCGCTCTCACAGGGTGAGGCCCGGTGA
- a CDS encoding 3-oxoacyl-ACP synthase III family protein, giving the protein MNARGGALSWPAGHDSGIGLAGVGTALPGDPVDNAALSRWLGITPEWVEGFIGTRTRHFAVDLDGGSVRWTLEDLCTDAADRALADAGADPDDVAFIVVATATPDALMPTTAALVADRLGIDGVPVYQLQSGCTGAVQAMALASSLLAHGARGRPPVGLVVGGDVCSKHLDLRQNFRELPPSQLVNYVLFGDGAGAAVLSRAPGAARARLTRADHWLSGLGRAPGQRVEWFGQADRHSGRPAVVEDYKAIEALVPVMAQEVLDTLLDSLGWPAESLGHVLPPQLSGRMTERITRGLRQGLEWDEVSCVAETGNNGNALVFFQLERLLPRLEAGGRAVGIAIESSKWIKAGFAVEASG; this is encoded by the coding sequence GTGAACGCGCGCGGCGGCGCGCTGTCGTGGCCGGCCGGCCACGACAGCGGCATCGGGCTGGCCGGTGTGGGCACCGCCCTGCCCGGGGACCCCGTCGACAACGCCGCGCTCTCCCGGTGGCTCGGCATCACCCCGGAGTGGGTGGAGGGGTTCATCGGCACCAGAACCCGGCACTTCGCCGTCGACCTCGACGGAGGATCAGTGCGCTGGACGCTGGAGGACCTGTGCACCGACGCCGCCGACCGGGCGCTCGCCGACGCCGGAGCGGACCCCGACGACGTGGCGTTCATCGTCGTGGCCACCGCCACCCCGGACGCCCTGATGCCGACCACGGCCGCGCTGGTGGCGGACCGGCTCGGTATCGACGGAGTGCCCGTCTACCAGCTCCAGTCCGGCTGCACCGGTGCCGTACAGGCCATGGCGCTCGCCTCGTCACTGCTCGCGCACGGCGCGCGCGGCCGGCCCCCGGTGGGCCTGGTGGTGGGCGGCGACGTCTGCAGCAAACACCTCGACCTGCGGCAGAACTTCCGGGAACTGCCGCCCTCCCAACTGGTCAACTACGTGCTGTTCGGGGACGGCGCGGGAGCGGCCGTCCTCAGCCGCGCACCGGGCGCCGCGCGGGCCCGGCTCACCAGGGCAGATCACTGGCTCAGCGGCCTCGGCCGGGCACCCGGTCAGCGCGTCGAGTGGTTCGGACAGGCCGACCGTCACTCCGGACGGCCCGCCGTCGTGGAGGACTACAAGGCCATCGAGGCGCTGGTGCCCGTCATGGCCCAGGAGGTGCTCGACACTCTCCTCGACTCGCTCGGCTGGCCCGCCGAGAGCCTGGGCCATGTCCTTCCGCCACAGCTCAGCGGCCGGATGACCGAGCGCATCACGAGGGGGCTGCGGCAGGGCCTCGAGTGGGATGAGGTCTCCTGTGTCGCGGAGACCGGAAACAACGGAAACGCGCTCGTCTTCTTCCAGCTGGAGCGGCTGCTGCCCCGGCTGGAGGCAGGAGGGCGCGCGGTCGGCATCGCGATCGAGTCCAGCAAATGGATCAAGGCCGGCTTCGCAGTGGAGGCGAGCGGATGA
- a CDS encoding HAD family hydrolase encodes MSARGEAQRELRALHTAGRLIDAYPRIPALLARLGDEELDFAGRLLARLSPSEVLTAHPATPALRTAVTGRSTTAGLVPALTAQAARHGLLLIPYAAGNGSYVQDLADPASALYAHRPELTLCVLDPLTVWDRIRPPWQPYDVALEAERQRLLLAELAASHAAHAPAGATFVLNTVPLLRRFTHQLTGLAQRAELGAVWREFGADLLRMSDPAAGVAVLDLEPLTSAGVRADDPRLGAYADAHCTAELLAGYAREAVHLVRAQRGDAKKCLVLDLDGTLWDGILAEEGPERVRAADSLRAGAFAGFRRTVEQLASQGVLLAVCSKNDPEPVARALAAHPDWPLSTRDFVFVVADWGSKAEGVRTIAAGLGISPSAVVFADDSAFEREVVRAAVPGAAVVPLDGEPAHHTERLLADGWFDVPSVTEEDRVRAAHYREREQRARQQAAAKDYESFLRSLDISVDAGPAQDHETARIAQLSLRTNRFNLTGARLTVAQIRHLDRDPDALVLAVRAADRFGDDGVVGAVFGRRDGAGLHLENMVVSCRVLGRGIEDAVLAGLLHAAREAGLPAVHALWRPTAANEAQRAFCASHGFVAAGGDDRGGIRYRHALTRVPPVPPHVRLRLSLVPVQEVEECIPSSI; translated from the coding sequence ATGAGCGCGCGAGGCGAAGCACAGCGGGAGCTGCGAGCCCTGCACACGGCGGGCCGGCTGATCGACGCCTACCCACGGATCCCGGCGCTGCTCGCCCGGCTCGGCGACGAGGAACTCGACTTCGCCGGACGTCTGCTCGCCCGGCTGAGCCCCTCCGAGGTGCTCACCGCCCACCCCGCCACCCCGGCCCTGCGGACCGCGGTGACCGGGCGCTCCACCACGGCCGGTCTCGTTCCGGCCCTCACCGCCCAGGCCGCCCGGCACGGACTGCTGCTCATCCCGTACGCGGCCGGCAACGGCAGCTATGTCCAGGACCTGGCCGACCCGGCGTCCGCGCTGTACGCACACCGGCCCGAACTCACCCTGTGCGTACTGGACCCGCTGACCGTGTGGGACCGGATACGGCCCCCCTGGCAGCCGTACGACGTCGCGCTGGAGGCGGAGCGGCAGCGGCTGCTGCTGGCCGAGCTCGCCGCCTCCCATGCGGCGCACGCCCCGGCCGGAGCCACTTTCGTGCTGAACACCGTGCCGCTGCTGCGCCGGTTCACCCACCAGCTGACCGGCCTCGCGCAGCGCGCCGAACTAGGCGCCGTCTGGCGGGAGTTCGGCGCCGACCTGCTGCGGATGTCCGATCCGGCGGCGGGTGTGGCCGTACTCGACCTGGAACCGCTGACCTCCGCCGGGGTGCGCGCCGACGATCCGCGACTGGGTGCGTACGCCGACGCCCACTGCACCGCCGAGCTGCTCGCCGGGTACGCCCGTGAAGCCGTGCACCTCGTCCGGGCGCAGCGCGGCGACGCCAAGAAATGCCTGGTACTCGACCTCGACGGCACCTTGTGGGACGGGATCCTCGCCGAGGAGGGACCGGAGCGGGTACGGGCCGCGGACTCACTGCGCGCGGGAGCCTTCGCCGGATTCCGGCGGACCGTCGAACAGCTTGCCTCCCAGGGTGTGCTGCTCGCCGTGTGCAGCAAGAACGACCCGGAGCCGGTCGCGCGCGCCCTGGCCGCCCACCCCGACTGGCCGTTGAGCACGAGGGACTTCGTCTTTGTCGTCGCCGACTGGGGCTCCAAGGCGGAAGGGGTCCGCACCATCGCGGCCGGACTCGGCATCTCGCCGTCGGCCGTCGTCTTCGCCGACGACAGTGCCTTCGAGCGGGAGGTCGTACGGGCTGCGGTGCCGGGTGCGGCCGTCGTGCCCCTGGACGGCGAGCCCGCCCACCACACGGAACGGCTGCTGGCCGACGGCTGGTTCGACGTCCCGTCCGTCACCGAGGAGGACCGGGTACGGGCCGCGCACTACCGGGAACGCGAACAGCGTGCGAGGCAGCAGGCGGCCGCGAAGGACTACGAGAGCTTCCTGCGGAGCCTGGACATCTCGGTGGACGCCGGACCCGCGCAGGACCATGAGACCGCCAGGATCGCCCAGTTGAGCTTGCGTACCAACCGGTTCAACCTCACGGGGGCGCGGCTGACCGTCGCGCAGATCCGGCACCTCGACCGGGATCCGGACGCGCTCGTGCTCGCGGTGCGTGCCGCCGACCGGTTCGGGGACGACGGAGTGGTCGGCGCGGTCTTCGGCCGCAGGGACGGCGCGGGACTGCATCTGGAGAACATGGTCGTCAGCTGCCGGGTGCTGGGCCGGGGGATCGAGGACGCCGTACTGGCCGGGCTGTTGCACGCTGCCCGGGAGGCCGGCCTGCCCGCGGTGCACGCGCTGTGGCGTCCGACCGCGGCCAACGAGGCGCAGCGTGCGTTCTGTGCGTCGCACGGTTTCGTTGCCGCCGGCGGGGACGACCGCGGCGGGATCCGCTACCGCCATGCCCTCACGCGCGTCCCGCCCGTCCCGCCCCATGTGCGACTGCGTCTGTCGCTCGTCCCGGTCCAGGAGGTGGAGGAATGCATACCGTCGTCGATCTGA
- a CDS encoding phosphopantetheine-binding protein, whose amino-acid sequence MHTVVDLISLANEHLGTDLEPGDAARDLAEVPCWDSVHLLRLVSLLESELGRPVPVAEVLEARSLDEIWTAAVGA is encoded by the coding sequence ATGCATACCGTCGTCGATCTGATCTCTCTCGCCAACGAACATCTGGGCACCGATCTGGAGCCCGGCGACGCGGCACGCGACCTGGCCGAGGTCCCTTGCTGGGACTCGGTCCATCTGCTGCGTCTGGTCTCCCTGCTGGAGAGCGAGCTGGGCCGGCCGGTGCCGGTCGCCGAGGTGCTCGAGGCGCGCAGCCTCGACGAGATCTGGACCGCAGCGGTGGGGGCATGA
- a CDS encoding 2-oxo acid dehydrogenase subunit E2, which yields MTMSGDRARRHTRYFLNWARAAAPVHLGADVDMTRVEEHRAAGREAGRRFSVVSYLLYAAGRVVALHPQARAMARGGLWPRTAPLAHVAAKLALDRRATGGERVVLTAVLPRMDTATLTDIQDVVDLCRESDPYDLPGAAAVRLLNRLPPPLGELAFRLGVRSPGTRDRRLGTFAVSSLGHRAVDVFHSYGGTAVTFCAGRVADRAVVRGGRVAAAPVMRLGLTFDHRVLDGAAAADVLDAVVKRLEDWHGDLSGTRGEPRDGAGIRPARTGDRPRGTLGTGP from the coding sequence ATGACCATGTCCGGGGACCGGGCCAGGCGCCATACGCGCTACTTCCTGAACTGGGCGCGCGCGGCAGCCCCCGTACATCTGGGCGCCGATGTCGACATGACCCGCGTCGAGGAGCACCGGGCCGCAGGGCGCGAAGCGGGCCGGCGGTTCTCGGTCGTGAGCTATCTGCTGTACGCCGCCGGGCGGGTCGTCGCCCTGCACCCCCAGGCCCGGGCCATGGCACGGGGCGGCCTGTGGCCGCGCACCGCGCCGCTGGCGCATGTGGCGGCCAAGCTTGCCCTCGACCGCAGGGCCACGGGCGGCGAGCGTGTGGTGCTCACCGCCGTACTGCCGCGCATGGACACGGCGACGCTGACCGACATCCAGGATGTGGTGGACCTGTGCCGCGAGAGCGACCCGTACGACCTTCCCGGTGCCGCGGCGGTGCGGCTGCTCAATCGGCTTCCGCCACCCCTCGGGGAGTTGGCCTTCCGGCTCGGAGTACGCAGTCCGGGCACCAGGGACCGACGGCTGGGCACCTTCGCGGTGAGCTCGCTGGGGCACCGTGCCGTCGATGTCTTCCACTCCTACGGCGGCACGGCGGTCACCTTCTGCGCGGGGCGGGTGGCCGACCGTGCCGTGGTGCGTGGAGGGCGGGTGGCGGCAGCGCCGGTCATGCGCCTCGGGCTGACCTTCGATCACAGAGTGCTCGACGGAGCTGCCGCGGCGGACGTACTCGACGCAGTGGTGAAGCGGCTGGAGGACTGGCATGGTGATCTTTCCGGGACCCGTGGCGAACCCCGCGACGGAGCAGGGATTCGCCCGGCCCGTACGGGTGACCGGCCCCGAGGGACCCTGGGAACAGGTCCGTGA
- a CDS encoding 4'-phosphopantetheinyl transferase superfamily protein yields MVIFPGPVANPATEQGFARPVRVTGPEGPWEQVRDAVREYGSVVVHAQLDDWLPGDLDAPELRPLLGRDYPRFAAMTHYQIRSRFVASRLLLKHVACAVIEASPQSVELAYKPGGRPYLRGLDQIDISLSHTETLLLVGLTRKGWIGVDAELRDRPMLGLGTENQVCTPHERHALAQIADERRNGALVRLWTLKEAYSKAIGQGMRFRFTEFGFGPQERRVQVLRPDGSRGTGDEWTFHTCLVDRRYTVSVALFDAGFGDTSDTAASTMLDAGLLEALANTGQDEAPK; encoded by the coding sequence ATGGTGATCTTTCCGGGACCCGTGGCGAACCCCGCGACGGAGCAGGGATTCGCCCGGCCCGTACGGGTGACCGGCCCCGAGGGACCCTGGGAACAGGTCCGTGACGCGGTACGGGAGTACGGCAGCGTGGTCGTCCACGCCCAGCTCGACGACTGGCTGCCCGGCGACCTGGACGCGCCGGAGCTGCGCCCGCTGCTGGGCCGCGACTACCCCCGCTTCGCCGCCATGACGCACTATCAGATCCGGTCCCGTTTCGTGGCGTCCCGGCTGCTGCTCAAGCATGTCGCGTGCGCGGTCATCGAAGCCTCCCCGCAGAGCGTCGAGCTCGCCTACAAGCCGGGCGGCCGCCCCTACCTGCGCGGCCTCGACCAGATCGACATCAGCCTCAGCCACACCGAGACGCTGCTGCTGGTCGGGCTGACCCGCAAGGGCTGGATCGGTGTGGACGCCGAACTCCGCGACCGGCCGATGCTCGGACTCGGCACCGAGAACCAGGTCTGTACGCCGCACGAGCGTCATGCCCTCGCACAGATCGCCGACGAACGGCGCAACGGCGCACTGGTGCGGCTCTGGACGCTGAAGGAGGCGTACAGCAAAGCGATCGGGCAGGGCATGCGGTTCCGTTTCACCGAGTTCGGCTTCGGGCCGCAGGAGCGCCGGGTGCAGGTCCTCAGACCGGACGGATCGCGGGGGACCGGCGACGAATGGACCTTCCACACCTGCCTGGTGGACCGCCGGTACACGGTGAGCGTGGCGCTGTTCGACGCGGGCTTCGGGGACACCAGCGACACCGCGGCCTCCACCATGCTCGACGCCGGCCTCCTGGAGGCGCTGGCGAACACCGGACAGGACGAGGCGCCGAAATGA